The Henckelia pumila isolate YLH828 chromosome 2, ASM3356847v2, whole genome shotgun sequence genome includes a window with the following:
- the LOC140884106 gene encoding RING-H2 finger protein ATL52, with the protein MGSAGNPNPWATYDNFQDCSQAICSIYCPQFCYLIFPPPPPSDDDSGSSFSPLIIAVIGVLATGLLLVSYYIILSRYCKRRSDDHSNIVVGTDEIRGEAGGNDPGQVPPNGLDESLIKNITVFKYQKSDGSVEVSDCAVCLSEFQENESLRLLPKCSHAFHLPCIDTWLKSHSSCPLCRAGVVVVVRPNTPPEAGTPASAAGNASRFEVHRPNDLTLVVVDDQECHEQVVVSLQNDQEARDLNMGSDREIEQLRRSVSLGTFSCQRHLLISDVLKIEEIDEDLEFGSGQHWKSIGSSNGFGFEGSESSPVDAKRCISAGAMYVHSS; encoded by the coding sequence ATGGGTTCTGCCGGAAATCCAAATCCTTGGGCAACCTACGACAATTTTCAGGATTGTTCACAGGCAATCTGCAGCATATACTGCCCACAGTTCTGCTACTTGATCTTCCCTCCGCCGCCGCCATCCGACGATGATTCCGGCAGCTCTTTCTCCCCTCTGATCATCGCCGTGATCGGCGTTTTAGCCACCGGTTTGCTCCTAGTGAGCTACTACATAATCCTTTCCAGATACTGCAAGAGAAGATCAGATGATCACAGCAACATAGTGGTGGGGACGGACGAGATTCGCGGCGAGGCGGGGGGGAATGATCCGGGCCAGGTTCCGCCCAACGGATTGGATGAATCACTCATCAAGAACATAACAGTTTTCAAGTATCAGAAGAGCGATGGATCAGTGGAAGTGAGTGATTGTGCGGTGTGTCTCAGTGAGTTCCAAGAGAACGAGTCCCTCAGGCTTTTGCCAAAGTGCAGCCACGCTTTTCACCTCCCTTGCATCGACACATGGCTTAAATCTCACTCCAGTTGCCCCCTGTGTCGTGCCGGTGTCGTGGTCGTTGTTCGTCCGAATACGCCTCCGGAGGCAGGGACTCCTGCCTCTGCGGCTGGGAACGCGAGCCGTTTCGAGGTTCATCGCCCCAATGACTTGACGCTGGTGGTGGTGGATGATCAAGAATGTCACGAACAAGTGGTGGTTAGCCTGCAAAATGATCAAGAAGCGAGGGATTTGAACATGGGAAGTGATCGAGAAATCGAGCAGCTTAGGAGATCGGTTTCTTTAGGCACATTTTCGTGCCAGAGACACCTGTTGATCTCTGATGTACTGAAGATTGAGGAAATCGACGAAGATTTGGAGTTTGGGAGTGGTCAGCATTGGAAGAGTATCGGTTCCTCCAACGGGTTCGGTTTCGAAGGAAGTGAATCGAGTCCCGTGGATGCGAAGAGGTGCATTTCTGCAGGTGCAATGTATGTTCATAGTTCATGA